The Bacillota bacterium genomic interval ATTAGAGTAACTGGGCTACCGCTACGGAAAGGTGACGAACTCATGCTGGGGTCGCCCCGGAAGACGGGGCGTGAGGCCCCGGGTCTTTGCCAGGGAAGAGTAAAGGAGGGCTGGCTACCCGATCCTGCCAGCGACGAAGCTCAAAGCGGTCCGTGCTAAGTCCAGGGCATCGCTGGCTGTCTTTTCCCCGAACACCTTTGACGGAGTGCTTGCGGGCAACCCATTGGGGTAACGTGCGGTGATGTAGAAGGCATCCAGTGGAGACACCATGGAGCCGAGGTTGCCGAATTCCGGGTCGTATTCCTTGGCCCATTCGGCGAGGGCGGCCACGGAATGCCCGGTTACCATGGTTTCTCCTTGGGTGTACAGGTATGCCTTGAGGGCTTTCTCGGCCACCTGCTGGGCGATGAAACACACAAGATGGAAGATACCATTCGCGTGGAGGACCTCAGCGCCCCGCATGTCAGCTCGAGCCTGTTCAAGCCACCTTAACCCTTCTTCACGGTGAGGCAGTCTCATGAAGCACCTCCCCCTCAGCCAAGGCCTTTTTCACGAACTCACTGGTCTTTGCGAGAGTCTCCATCTCCTCCGGAGTGTATATCAATATGTCTGCGGCCACCAGTGGCCTCAGCCGGCGGTATGCGCTAACGGTCCGTTCGATGAAGGGCTCGTCTGTGGCCATGACTGCGATTATGTCCAGGTCCGAGGTGAGGGCCGCCCTCTCCCTCCTTCCCGTGGAACCGAAGAGGATTACCTTTGTGGCCCCCATTTCTTCCAAGCCAGACGCCAAGCGAAGAGCCTCTTCGCGGAGACGTTTGGCCAGCCTTCTCCTGCGATGATCCAGCACTGACCTGAGTTCGTCCACCCGTGTCACCCTCTGTCTTTCTGCGGTACTTCCACGCGAGCCTTCTAGTTCCTTCCAGCCTGGGCGGTGGAACTCATTAAGAGGGTGCCCTTTGCTGCTTGTATCTACGCTATTAGTCCCATCTCCCCGCCGGCCTTTTCGAAGGCTTCCAGGGCTTCCTCAAGATCCGCACGGGTATGGCCGGCAGTTACAATGGCTCGTACCCTCGACCTGTGTTCCGGGACCGTTGGATAGCCTATACCCGTGCAGAGCACGCCTCTCTCAAAGAGGGCATCGCTCAGGGCCATGGCGGCAGAGCCCTGGCCAACAATGACCGGGGTTATGGGTGTCTCGCTATTCCCCGTGTCAAAGCCCAGCGAGTGGAGGCCCTTCTGGAAGAAGCGCGTGTTCTCCCAGAGTTGCTCCTGCAGGCTCCCCTCAAGAAGCAGTTCGAGGGCGGCAAGGTTCGCCGCTGCCACGCCCGGCGGGTGTGAGGTGCTGAAGAGGAATGGGCGTCCCCTGTGGATGAGGAAGTCAACGAGGTTCCGGCTCCCCGCGACATAACCTCCGAGTACCCCCATGGCCTTGGAGAGGGTGCCCACCTGGATGTCCACACGCCCGTGCAATCCGAAGTGATCCACAGTCCCCCGGCCGTTATGGCCCAAGACCCCGCTAGCATGGGCATCGTCTACCATGACGGAGGCGCCGTAGCGCTCGGCCAGTTCCACTATGCCAGGCAGGGGGGCGATATCACCATCCATGCTGAAGACCCCGTCCGTGATCACCAGCTTGACAGCCTGCGGTGGGCACTCCTTGAGTTCCCTCTCCAGGGCTGTCATGTCCTTGTGAGGGAAGACACGTCGCTGGGCCTTGCTCAGCCTGATGCCATCTATAATGCTGGCGTGGTTCAGCTCGTCGCTGAGGATCACGTCACCCTCCCCCAGGAGGGACTCGATAACCCCCATGTTCGCGGTGAACCCAGATTGGAACACCAGCGCTGCCTCGGTCCTCTTGAACTGGGCCAGCCGGGTCTCCAGTTCCTCGTGGATGGTGAGGGTGCCTGCGATCGTCCTGACTGCGCCGGCCCCCACACCGAGTTCCCGCGTAGCCTCGATGGCAGCCTCCACCAGCCTCGGGTGGGTGGCAAGGCCAAGGTAGTTGTTGGAGGCTAGGTTAATGACCTCTCTTCCCCTGACCACCACTCGCGGGTTCTGGGGGCTCTCTAGAACCGGAGGTCTACGGAAGAGGCCCTTCTCCCTAAGATCCGCGAGGCGAGCCTCCAACACGCTGTCCAGCGCATTCAACCCAAGTCATCTCCCTTCTGTCCATCGTGAAGAATCATGGATAGAGCAGAACCTTTCCGCACTGGCCCTCGTTCATCAGGGCAAAGGCCTTCTCGAAGTCCTCCAGCCTATAGCTGTGGGTAAGCACCTTCCTGATATCCACCACCCCGTCAAGGAGGGCCGACACCTTGTGCCATGTGCCAAAGATCTCTCGGCCAGTCACGCCGTGAATGGTGATACCCTTGAACACCACGTCATCTGCGAGGTTCAATGAGACAGGGGCCGTGGGGATCCCCAAGAGCGCCAGGTGGCCACCGTTCTTCAAGACCTTGAGGCCCGATACTAGGGCCTCGGGGCTCCCCGACATCTCCATGACGAAGTCTGCTCCAGCACCATCGGTGAGATGGCGCACGGCAGCGATGACATCATCCTTGGAGGGGTTGAGGCAGGGGCTGGCCCCCAGGGAGCCGGCGATCTCCAAGCGGTACTCGTTGGGATCAACGGCGATGACCCTCCTTGCGCCAGAGGCCCTGGCTATTGCCACGGCGAAGAGGCCTATGGAACCGCAGCCACTGACCACCACGGTCTTTGCTGTGACATCGACGCTGGAGGCTGTGAGCAGGGCATTCCCGAAGGGGTCCTGTATGGAGGCTACCTCCGGCGGGATGCTGGGCCGGTTCTTCCACACACTCTGTTCGGGGAGCCTTACGAATTCGGCAAAGGCGCCATCGAAGTCCACGCCTAGTATATGGTAGTCCTGGCAGATATGGGAATGGCCGGTCTGGCACTGGTAGCATGCACCGCAGGTGAGGTGGCTTTCGGCAGAAACGTAATCGCCTATCTTTATATCCCTGGTAACCTGGGGTCCCACCTCAACTACCTCGCCCGCCAATTCGTGGCCGAACACGAGGGGAGGCTTGATCCGGTTGGCCGCCCATGGGTCCCAGTTGAATATGTGGAGGTCTGTCCCGCATATGGAGGCGACCTGTACCTTGACCAGCACATCTCTGGGACCCGGCCTGGGGATTGCTATCATTTCCAGGACGGCCCCTGGGCCGGGCCGCTGCTTCACTATGGCCTTCATGGTACCCTCCAACCCCTATCCCTCCTCGAAACCGATTTGGCGCGGGCCCGGCGTTCAGTATGGATGATACATCGGCCCTGTGTGTTCAGTATATGATATTCGAGGCCCGGGTTCCAGCTTCCTCCTGGAGCAGGGGTGTTGCCCTGAATAGAGGAAATGCAGGTGCGTTTGATGAATCCCAGGAGCGCCAATCGTTTGCGTTAGGAGGACACAGCGGAGTGCAGATCGGCAGCATGCTTAAGCGGCTTCGCATGGAGAAGGGGCTTACCTTGAGAGAGATGTCCAGCATGACCGGGCTATCGGTAGGGTTCCTAAGCAATCTCGAGCGAGACATTAACAGCCCCACACTCAGCTCCTTGGCCAAGATATGCCAGGCACTGAACGCCTCGCTGGTCACGCTGTTCCAGGAGGATACCCCCTCGGAGAAGAGGGTGGTGAGAAAGGCGGAAAGAGACCTGCTCTTTGTCTCCAAGACCTCGAAGGCCGCCTATACATCCCTATCGGAGCGCAACAAGCGACTCCAGGCAGTATGCATCACAATGGAACCCGGGGGCGACTACGGTGAGGTTCCCCTGGGACACGCCGGAGACGAGTTTGGCGTGATGCTCGAAGGGACCATGGAGATTACCATTGGCGGTGAGGTCTACCTGCTGGAAGAGGGGGACGCCTTCTACATAGACGCCTATGTCCCTCACAAGTACAGGAATACGGGCAGCGACCGGTGCGTGAGCCTGTGGGTACTGGAGACCTCGACTACCCCGTCGTGAAGACTGCACGCAGGGACAGTCGCCGCCAATTCCCGCAAGGGATATTGGCGGATGGCTCACGGGCCTATGAATCGAGCCCTGGGCCAACACCTACTGGGAAGCCCAGGGCCTATGAGTTTGACCGCACGTTACCGTAGCATTCGGCAAGTCTGGCGAAGCGCCCGGTCAGGACCTGCATGCCGGGTGTTGTAAGAGGACGGGGGCTTACCGCCCCCTCCTACTTGATTCTCAAGCCCAGCTATTACCCATCGCGTCCCCGGGACAGTCCCGCCAAGGCGTACATGCCCATCCAGACAGCCAGGTGCAGGGAGAAGGTTGCCCCGGGCTGCGTCGGGTATATCTCAACGATGTCAAATCCCGAAGGACCGGCGAGGCAGGTCTCATATGCTGCCGTCAGGACCTCGTGGGATGTCAACCCATCCGGGTCCGGGGGACCACCGGGGTTGTATGCGGGGTCTATGGCATCGCTGCATATTGACACGTAGAACGCATCTGTTCCTTCCTTGGCAATCCTGATAGCTTTCTTGAGGGCGCAGGAAAACCCCATCACGTGGATGTCCCTGGATGTGATAACGGTAGCGCCGATCTCCCTGGCAAAGTTGAAACCATATCTCGAGTTCCTCGGACCCCGGATGCCGAAGTGCACAATGCTGCTGGTCTTGACCCCTGGGATCTCCGCGATGCGATTCACCGGGCAGCAACGGGCGTTGGGTTCTCCATCATACTGGTCTAGGTTATCCATGTGGGAGTCGAACATGATAAGGCCGACCTTTCCCTGGACGTTTTCGCACAGGGCCTTGATGATCTGGGGTGTGAAGGAGTGGTCTCCCCCGTACACTAGTGGGAAGAGCTTGCGGCTGAACACCTCAGAGGACTTGTCGTACACTGACTTCAGGGTCTCCGGTATACTGTTTGCCACCGTAACCACATCGCCGTAGTCCGTGACCCTAAGGGATTCCAGAACGTCTATGTCCAGTTCAGGAAGGAAGCCACCGTAGCGGGCTGCCTCCAGCCTGAGAAGCTTGGGCACATCCTCGCACTTGGAGCCCCTTGGGTCGCCCCATGTTATGGGACCCTCCCATGGAACCCCGAATATGGCAACATCGTACTTCTCCAGATCTTGAGGGACCTTCGATAAGGGGACACCGAGAAAGGTGGGGATGTTGCCGTAGACCCTGGGAAGGTGCGTCTCTCGTCCAGCAATGTAGGGGATGCGGTCAGCAGGGGTGCTCGTCACGTCATTTCGCCTCCATCCTGTGACTTAGCGGTGCTCATCTGGATCTTGTTTCGCCAGGGGGCGGCGGAATCCTACGGTGCATGCGAAACGGCCAGTACAGGTTGGGCAAAAGGTTGGTCGCCCGCGAGCCCTCGCCTGTAGCGGCCGTACAGACTACTCAATAAACGGGCCGAGCCCTAAAGGGCAGGCTCCGTAAGGGTCGAGGTCCTGCCTGCCTGTATATCCGCGGGGGGAGAGAAGTACCTGGCGACTGGTGAGGCCAGCAAGTGCTGTTCTCTCAAGTCATCACTAGTCAGGTGCACGTACCTCCTGGTCATTGCCATAGTTGTGTGGCCTAGCATGCGCTGCAGGGCGAAGGCGTGAGCTCCGCTGCGAAGATACAGGACGGCGAAGGAATGCCTAAGGTCATAGGGGCGAACGGTAACACCCAGTATCCTGCTGTACCTAGTGAGCCTGTCACCCCAGGAATCCCGGTTCAGGGGCTTTCCGGTCCTCGTGCAGAACAGGGGGACGGTGTCTGGCCAGGAGGGGTTCCTCACTGCAATGAGTTCCCGGACCTTGGCCGCGGTCACTGGGGACATGGGAAGGACTCGAGTCCTCCTGGTCTTGGCAACCTCACCGCGGACGCGAACCTCCACTCGTTCGAGGTCCACGTCGGTGATGAGGATCTGGAAGGCCTCTCGAGGTCTGAGGCCTGTATCCAGGGTCAACAGCATCAGGGTGTAGTCCCTTAGCCCGGCTGGTGTTGCCTGGTCAGGTAGGGCCAAGAGGCGCTGCAGTGTATCGGGTTGCAGCATCACAGTCCTGCCTTCAGCGCGCCTCAAGCGGAATCCATCCAGGGCGTTTTCCGGCAGGATACCTTCCCGCACACACCAGCTGAAGAAACCCTTGAGGTAGTTGAGGCGAAGGTTGTACGTGGCCGGCTTCACCCGTTCGGACAGGTATTTGTAGGCTGCCGTCTTCACTTCAGGGGGGTGGGAAAGGGAAGGGGCATATCGCTGGAAGAAGTACATAACAAACCTGTGGTAGTCCTCAATGGTGGTTTCCGAGGACCCCTGGGCCTTCTTGAACCACAGGAACTGCTCCAAGGCTTGCTGCCATTGACGTTCCGCACCGGGGTTAAGGGAATCCGGCATCACTAAACCTCCCGGCGAACCGGCCCTCCTCATGGTAGATATTACCACCGGAGTGATGGCAAGGCAAAGATTCCCTTCAGGCATCTTCTGGAGATGGCAGGAGGTCACAACCCCCTTACAATTCAATCTTTGGCTGCCAGCGGCAGTGGCTGTACTTATTAAACTAGTCTGCTTTGCGGGGTTTTCCGGCGGGGTCAAGGCGCTGCTGTGGGGGCGTCATCCCTGAACACGATCTGGCTAACCACTCGCTGCAGACACTGCCCGGGGCTGTGCCTGGCTGCCTTGA includes:
- a CDS encoding agmatinase family protein; this translates as MTSTPADRIPYIAGRETHLPRVYGNIPTFLGVPLSKVPQDLEKYDVAIFGVPWEGPITWGDPRGSKCEDVPKLLRLEAARYGGFLPELDIDVLESLRVTDYGDVVTVANSIPETLKSVYDKSSEVFSRKLFPLVYGGDHSFTPQIIKALCENVQGKVGLIMFDSHMDNLDQYDGEPNARCCPVNRIAEIPGVKTSSIVHFGIRGPRNSRYGFNFAREIGATVITSRDIHVMGFSCALKKAIRIAKEGTDAFYVSICSDAIDPAYNPGGPPDPDGLTSHEVLTAAYETCLAGPSGFDIVEIYPTQPGATFSLHLAVWMGMYALAGLSRGRDG
- a CDS encoding nucleotidyltransferase domain-containing protein; this translates as MDELRSVLDHRRRRLAKRLREEALRLASGLEEMGATKVILFGSTGRRERAALTSDLDIIAVMATDEPFIERTVSAYRRLRPLVAADILIYTPEEMETLAKTSEFVKKALAEGEVLHETASP
- the tdh gene encoding L-threonine 3-dehydrogenase — encoded protein: MEGTMKAIVKQRPGPGAVLEMIAIPRPGPRDVLVKVQVASICGTDLHIFNWDPWAANRIKPPLVFGHELAGEVVEVGPQVTRDIKIGDYVSAESHLTCGACYQCQTGHSHICQDYHILGVDFDGAFAEFVRLPEQSVWKNRPSIPPEVASIQDPFGNALLTASSVDVTAKTVVVSGCGSIGLFAVAIARASGARRVIAVDPNEYRLEIAGSLGASPCLNPSKDDVIAAVRHLTDGAGADFVMEMSGSPEALVSGLKVLKNGGHLALLGIPTAPVSLNLADDVVFKGITIHGVTGREIFGTWHKVSALLDGVVDIRKVLTHSYRLEDFEKAFALMNEGQCGKVLLYP
- a CDS encoding HEPN domain-containing protein, encoding MRLPHREEGLRWLEQARADMRGAEVLHANGIFHLVCFIAQQVAEKALKAYLYTQGETMVTGHSVAALAEWAKEYDPEFGNLGSMVSPLDAFYITARYPNGLPASTPSKVFGEKTASDALDLARTALSFVAGRIG
- a CDS encoding tyrosine-type recombinase/integrase — translated: MPDSLNPGAERQWQQALEQFLWFKKAQGSSETTIEDYHRFVMYFFQRYAPSLSHPPEVKTAAYKYLSERVKPATYNLRLNYLKGFFSWCVREGILPENALDGFRLRRAEGRTVMLQPDTLQRLLALPDQATPAGLRDYTLMLLTLDTGLRPREAFQILITDVDLERVEVRVRGEVAKTRRTRVLPMSPVTAAKVRELIAVRNPSWPDTVPLFCTRTGKPLNRDSWGDRLTRYSRILGVTVRPYDLRHSFAVLYLRSGAHAFALQRMLGHTTMAMTRRYVHLTSDDLREQHLLASPVARYFSPPADIQAGRTSTLTEPAL
- a CDS encoding cupin domain-containing protein; protein product: MQIGSMLKRLRMEKGLTLREMSSMTGLSVGFLSNLERDINSPTLSSLAKICQALNASLVTLFQEDTPSEKRVVRKAERDLLFVSKTSKAAYTSLSERNKRLQAVCITMEPGGDYGEVPLGHAGDEFGVMLEGTMEITIGGEVYLLEEGDAFYIDAYVPHKYRNTGSDRCVSLWVLETSTTPS
- a CDS encoding glycine C-acetyltransferase, with protein sequence MNALDSVLEARLADLREKGLFRRPPVLESPQNPRVVVRGREVINLASNNYLGLATHPRLVEAAIEATRELGVGAGAVRTIAGTLTIHEELETRLAQFKRTEAALVFQSGFTANMGVIESLLGEGDVILSDELNHASIIDGIRLSKAQRRVFPHKDMTALERELKECPPQAVKLVITDGVFSMDGDIAPLPGIVELAERYGASVMVDDAHASGVLGHNGRGTVDHFGLHGRVDIQVGTLSKAMGVLGGYVAGSRNLVDFLIHRGRPFLFSTSHPPGVAAANLAALELLLEGSLQEQLWENTRFFQKGLHSLGFDTGNSETPITPVIVGQGSAAMALSDALFERGVLCTGIGYPTVPEHRSRVRAIVTAGHTRADLEEALEAFEKAGGEMGLIA